TCAAGATCGAGGAGAAGAAGAGCTCGATCGATCTGGGCGAGCTCATGGGCGGCGGTGTCTCGACGCGCGACATCGTCATCTTCACGCGGCAGTTCGCGACGATGATCAACTCCGGCCTGCCGCTGGTGCAGAGCCTGGACATCCTGGCGAAGCAGAGCGAGAACAAGTCGCTGCGGAAGGTCATCGAGCAGGTGCTCTACGACGTCGAGTCCGGCCAGACGCTGGCGGACGCGATGCGCAATCACGAGAAGACGTTCCCGGCGCTGTACGTGAACATGGTCGCGGCCGGTGAGGCCGGCGGTATCCTGGACACGATCCTGCTGCGCCTGGCCGTCTTCCTCGAGAAGGCGGACGCGCTCAAGCGGAAGATCAAGGGCGCGATGATCTACCCGAGCGTCATCCTGACCGTCGCGGTCGGCGCGGTCGCGGTGCTCCTCATCTTCGTCATCCCGACGTTCCAGACGATGTTCGAGAGCGCCGGCATCCAGCTGCCGGGTCCGACGGCGTTCGTCATCTTCCTGTCGGAGACGTTACAGGCGAGATGGTACGTGTTCGTGATCACGATCGCAGCGATCGCGATTTTCCTGCGGCAGTATTACAAGACGCCGGGCGGTGAGCTGGTGCTGGACAAGGCGCTGCTGAACGCACCAGTGTTCGGCAACCTGCAGCGCAAGACGGCCATCGCGCGCTTCACGCGTACGCTCGGCACACTGGTCGCGTCCGGCGTGTCGATCCTCGACGGCCTGGAGATCACGGCGAAGACATCCGGCAACCGCGTACTGCACGACGCGATCATGGAGTCGCGCACGAGCATCGCGGGCGGTGAGACGATCAGCGAGCCGCTCAAGCGCAGCGGCGTGTTCCCGCCGATGGTGGTCAGCATGATCAACGTCGGTGAGCAGACGGGCGGCCTGGACGAGATGCTCACGAAGATCGCCGACTTCTACGATGACGAGGTCGACGCCGCAGTGGAGGCACTGCTGGCGGCGATGGAGCCGATCATGATCGTGTTCCTCGGCGTGATCGTCGGCGGCATGATCGTGGCCATGTACCTGCCGATCTTCGAGATGATCAACGCGGTAGGGTAGGGGAAGGTTCTGCAGCGGGCGGCGGCGTCCGCCCCGAGTCTCGGACAGTCCTCGAAACGGGTGCTCCCTGCGGAGCACCCGTTTCTGCGGAACTCGATCGGCGCGCACGCCGCCGCCCGCTGCAGCGTTGAGGGGCGCGGTGCGGTAGGCAGGGGCGCGCGCGCCAGATGCGCGGGTCTGCTGCTCAGGGCGGCAGGCCAATGCGGCGTCGCAGATCGCGGAAGCGCGGATCACGCTCGAGGAGGTCGAAGCCGGGACCCCCGATGAACCGTAGCGCCGGGTGCCTCTGCCGGTAGGAGTGCTCGAGCCAGTTGATCGCGCCATCGATGTCGTCGACGGCGGGAAACACGGTAGCGACCCAGGGAGCGTAGACCCCGGTCCGCGCAGCGTCTGCCTGCAGCTCCTGTAGAATTACGCGGGCCTCGTCTTTCCGGCCGAGGAGGCCGAGCGCGCGGGCGAGGCCGACGCGGTCCGATCGCTGATAGACGCGGGCGGCCTCTTCGAGCTGACCCCTGGCTTCGAAGACGGCACCGATGCCTGCATGGGCCGGGGTGTACAGCGAATCCAGCTCCACGGCATTGCGGAAGTGTACGAGCGCCTCATCGGTGCGCCCGGCCACCAGGAATGTGATGCCCAGGGCCCAGCTCAGCTGAGCGGAAAGCGGATCCAGCTCGACCGCCATCGTCTTGTGCGCGATCGCCTCCTCGAAGCGATGCATTGATGTGAGGAAGTTGCCGTACCAGAAGTGCGCGGTAGAGTAGTTCGGGTCCAGCTCGAGGGCGCGGAGGTGCTCGCGTTCGGCTGCCTCCGAATCCCAGACGTGAGCCTGATAGTAGCCGCCGAGCACGGTGTGCGCCTCGGCGATGTCGGGGTCGAGCTCGAGGGCTTTCAGGGCGTTCACTCTCGTCCGCTCCGTGGCCTCCTCCGGTGTAATGATGTCGAAGATGCCCTGCATCGAGTAAACGGTAGCCAGGCCGGCGTAAGCCTCGGCATAGTCCGGGTCGGCTGCTATCGCCCGCTCGTAGTACTCGATCGCGCGCGCGTAGCCGCTGGCAGTGCGCTGGTTCCAGAAGTAGCGTCCCTTCTGATACAGAGCGTGAGCTTCCGGGCTCGCCGTGGGCCGCCGTGCCACACGGGCCCGCTCCACCGGTGTCAGCTCGGCCTCCAGCGCACGGGCAATCCGCAGCGCGAGATCGGTCTGGATGGCGAAGACGTCCGTCCCCTCGCGCTCGTAGGTCTCCGTCCACAGGTGAAACCCGTCCACGGCGTTGATCAGCTGCGCGGTCACGCGCACGCGCTCGCCTGCGCGACGGACGCTGCACTCCAGGATGGTGCCCACGTTGAGTGTCTTCCCGATCTCGCGGATGTCGCGGTCGACACCCTTGAACGCGAATGCGGAGGTACGGGCCACCACCTGAAGAGAGTGCATGCCGGCGAGGACACCGGTCAGCTCCTCGGTCAGTCCATCGCTGAAGTACTCCTGCTCAGGATCTCCGCTCAGGTTGAGGCACGGGAGCACTGCGATCGACTTCGGGCTGACCGCAGCGGCCGACGTGACCGCACTGGAGCGAGGGTTCGTGTCGGGAACAAGCAGGATTGCCCAGACCACGGTCGCCAGCCCCATCGCTGCGGCAACGGCGACTGTCAGGACGACGGCTCGCCTGCGGAGGGGGCGACGCGCAGACGCCGGTGATGGCGCCGGCGCAGATGCGGACGCGGGCGCGGCACCGACGTGGGCCGCCGGTGGTGTTGGCGTATCCCCGGATCCGGACACGGGAGCGGCACCGACGTGCGCCGCCAGCGGTGTCGCCATCGCTTCCAGCTGGGGATCATGCCTTATGGAATGCTCTGCTCCGCCATGGTGATCCGCTCTCGACGGGCCGGGTAGCCGGGCGCTGACGATCGGCGCCGTACGCAACCGCTCGGCCAGCGCGTCGACCTCGGGATCCGGCCCGGCGCCGAACTCCTGCTCGAGCAGCACGGCATGGATGCGTGCCTGTTGCAGCGCGCCTGCGCGGTCGCCGGCGGCGTCGAGCGCCTGCATCAGCCGCAGCGTGACCCGCGCGTTGTACGGGTCATCCGCGGCCAGACGCCGCCACCAGCCGACGGCTGCCTGGTGATCGGTTTCGGCGCTCGCGTTCTCCGCCAGCTGCTCGAGCGCTTGCGCGTACGCGCGGGCGAGACGATCCCGCTGCGCGTCCACCCAGTGTTCGAGCTCGGGCCCGCCGCCCGGGTGAAAGCCGTCGAGCAACCGCCCGGAATAAGTCAGAACGGCCGCTTCCGGCCGCCCCTGCGCGAGTGCCTCCTCGAAATCCCAGACGTCACA
The genomic region above belongs to Longimicrobiales bacterium and contains:
- a CDS encoding type II secretion system F family protein, coding for KIEEKKSSIDLGELMGGGVSTRDIVIFTRQFATMINSGLPLVQSLDILAKQSENKSLRKVIEQVLYDVESGQTLADAMRNHEKTFPALYVNMVAAGEAGGILDTILLRLAVFLEKADALKRKIKGAMIYPSVILTVAVGAVAVLLIFVIPTFQTMFESAGIQLPGPTAFVIFLSETLQARWYVFVITIAAIAIFLRQYYKTPGGELVLDKALLNAPVFGNLQRKTAIARFTRTLGTLVASGVSILDGLEITAKTSGNRVLHDAIMESRTSIAGGETISEPLKRSGVFPPMVVSMINVGEQTGGLDEMLTKIADFYDDEVDAAVEALLAAMEPIMIVFLGVIVGGMIVAMYLPIFEMINAVG
- a CDS encoding tetratricopeptide repeat protein; translation: MFLLRVFGGASLEDGSGVMIGRAVQRRRLALLAILALEHPRAVPRDKLVAWLWPEHDAERARHLLRDSLYLLRNALGEDTLPSVGDTLRLNPQHLRCDVWDFEEALAQGRPEAAVLTYSGRLLDGFHPGGGPELEHWVDAQRDRLARAYAQALEQLAENASAETDHQAAVGWWRRLAADDPYNARVTLRLMQALDAAGDRAGALQQARIHAVLLEQEFGAGPDPEVDALAERLRTAPIVSARLPGPSRADHHGGAEHSIRHDPQLEAMATPLAAHVGAAPVSGSGDTPTPPAAHVGAAPASASAPAPSPASARRPLRRRAVVLTVAVAAAMGLATVVWAILLVPDTNPRSSAVTSAAAVSPKSIAVLPCLNLSGDPEQEYFSDGLTEELTGVLAGMHSLQVVARTSAFAFKGVDRDIREIGKTLNVGTILECSVRRAGERVRVTAQLINAVDGFHLWTETYEREGTDVFAIQTDLALRIARALEAELTPVERARVARRPTASPEAHALYQKGRYFWNQRTASGYARAIEYYERAIAADPDYAEAYAGLATVYSMQGIFDIITPEEATERTRVNALKALELDPDIAEAHTVLGGYYQAHVWDSEAAEREHLRALELDPNYSTAHFWYGNFLTSMHRFEEAIAHKTMAVELDPLSAQLSWALGITFLVAGRTDEALVHFRNAVELDSLYTPAHAGIGAVFEARGQLEEAARVYQRSDRVGLARALGLLGRKDEARVILQELQADAARTGVYAPWVATVFPAVDDIDGAINWLEHSYRQRHPALRFIGGPGFDLLERDPRFRDLRRRIGLPP